The following proteins are co-located in the Clostridiales bacterium genome:
- a CDS encoding AAA family ATPase, translating to MEHYEMEFDFEAKHLNHIISIAEKQLADVRHSSSKQQSDLIDAKQDLWENSRLSMSNLWSSDRFYELVALSQYENVVSGKLSALELAAGKIAALERMIESPYFARIDFQFEDEDEAEQIYIGRSSLIDEKEVEIQVYDWRSPLASVFYRFGVGNAFYDAPNGRISGKVSLKRQFEIHHGQLEYFFDADVQIMDEFLRKLLSQNASSKMKAIVETIQKDQDIVIRDLENDLMMVQGVAGSGKTSVALHRVAYLMYQGLSSRLSAHNIMILSPNTLFERYISNVLPELGEDNVISIHFDDLLKLILPTARIQTKNQLLETLLTSRESISIEETDPTAKAGSNIEDIPLTAKVGSNIDLRKRSLTFKTSLEFKEILDRFIDDIPRKWIGFSDIDYDGKCIASRHLLKAEILDRKRDIPLGLRLKHLEEAIYQKVHKIRKARMKKLRSFAAKYPEHVFETEEFARLLSISESTTLSRNIEQFTRLDVLSLYKTLFRDPNYFHCLAKGIALPDGIDSILEYTRENLQKEQLAFEDGLPLALLQLKLNGFRYGKSIKQVVIDEAQDYYPLHFMLLKLLFPNARYTILGDIYQTIEKPEELAFFDSISKILDKKKSALVTMNKSFRCTSEILSFSKRFLRQSSEMESFSRSGEAPGIYGAQNQEALDELIREEIRLCQDRQYQSIGLLCKTEADARLLYQRLKHLPERQEQSPERPQQGLQSEVRFIGTDTITDIRGVFVLPLYMAKGLEFDAVLLCDVDKDHYASEDDRKLLYIGCTRALHRLSLFYAKEKSLLLD from the coding sequence ATGGAACACTATGAAATGGAATTTGACTTCGAAGCAAAACATTTAAACCATATTATCTCAATCGCAGAAAAACAGTTAGCAGACGTTCGTCACAGCAGCAGCAAACAGCAATCGGATCTCATAGACGCAAAGCAGGATTTATGGGAAAATTCTAGACTCTCCATGTCAAATCTTTGGTCCAGTGACCGATTTTATGAGTTGGTTGCCTTGAGTCAATACGAAAATGTCGTATCCGGTAAATTGTCAGCACTGGAATTAGCCGCAGGTAAAATAGCTGCTTTGGAACGGATGATAGAGTCACCTTATTTTGCCCGAATCGATTTTCAATTTGAAGATGAGGATGAAGCAGAGCAAATTTATATCGGACGTTCTTCTCTCATTGATGAAAAAGAGGTTGAAATCCAGGTCTATGACTGGCGCTCTCCCCTTGCCAGCGTTTTCTACCGCTTTGGGGTTGGAAATGCATTCTACGATGCGCCGAATGGTAGAATTTCAGGAAAGGTCAGCCTGAAACGTCAATTTGAGATTCATCATGGGCAACTCGAATATTTTTTTGATGCCGATGTACAGATCATGGACGAATTTCTAAGAAAGCTTCTATCCCAGAATGCCTCTTCCAAGATGAAAGCCATTGTTGAAACTATACAGAAAGATCAGGATATCGTCATTCGAGATCTTGAAAACGACTTGATGATGGTGCAGGGCGTTGCAGGAAGCGGAAAAACCTCCGTAGCGCTTCACCGAGTGGCCTATTTGATGTATCAAGGGCTCTCCTCCAGGCTTTCTGCCCATAATATTATGATTCTCTCACCCAATACACTGTTTGAACGGTATATTTCCAATGTGCTTCCGGAGTTGGGAGAGGATAACGTAATCTCGATCCACTTTGACGACCTACTCAAGCTGATCTTGCCCACTGCACGGATTCAAACAAAGAATCAGCTTTTAGAGACCCTCCTGACCTCAAGAGAGAGCATCAGCATCGAAGAGACCGACCCGACCGCTAAAGCGGGCAGCAACATTGAAGACATCCCCTTGACCGCTAAAGTGGGCAGCAATATTGATTTGAGGAAAAGAAGTCTGACATTTAAGACATCGCTGGAATTCAAAGAAATTCTTGATCGCTTTATCGATGATATTCCGAGGAAATGGATTGGGTTCAGCGATATTGATTATGATGGAAAGTGCATTGCCAGCCGCCACTTGCTTAAGGCAGAAATTCTTGACAGAAAACGGGATATTCCACTTGGACTGCGGCTCAAGCATCTGGAGGAAGCAATCTATCAAAAAGTTCACAAAATACGAAAAGCGCGCATGAAGAAATTAAGAAGCTTTGCTGCGAAATATCCGGAACATGTTTTTGAAACAGAAGAATTTGCAAGGCTGCTTTCCATATCAGAAAGCACCACATTGAGCCGAAACATCGAACAGTTTACCAGGCTGGATGTCCTTTCTCTTTACAAAACCCTCTTTCGTGATCCAAATTATTTTCACTGCCTGGCAAAGGGAATCGCCCTCCCCGATGGCATTGACTCTATTTTAGAGTATACCCGGGAAAATCTGCAAAAAGAGCAGCTGGCTTTCGAAGACGGCCTGCCATTGGCTCTGCTGCAGCTGAAATTAAACGGATTTCGGTATGGAAAATCAATCAAACAGGTAGTCATCGACGAGGCACAGGATTATTACCCGCTTCACTTTATGCTGTTAAAGCTTTTATTTCCCAATGCAAGGTACACGATTTTGGGTGATATCTACCAGACGATCGAAAAGCCCGAGGAATTGGCCTTCTTTGACAGCATCAGCAAAATTTTAGATAAGAAAAAATCCGCTTTGGTGACCATGAATAAAAGTTTCCGCTGTACCAGTGAAATTCTGAGTTTCAGCAAAAGATTTCTCCGGCAAAGCTCCGAAATGGAAAGCTTTAGCCGAAGCGGCGAAGCGCCGGGGATTTATGGAGCACAAAATCAGGAAGCCCTTGACGAACTGATCCGGGAAGAAATCAGATTGTGCCAGGATCGGCAATATCAGTCAATCGGGCTGCTCTGCAAGACAGAAGCAGATGCACGTTTGCTTTATCAACGTTTAAAGCATTTACCCGAGCGTCAGGAGCAATCACCTGAGCGACCCCAGCAAGGATTGCAGTCAGAGGTTCGCTTTATTGGCACCGATACCATTACGGACATCAGAGGAGTTTTTGTTCTTCCCCTGTATATGGCAAAGGGCCTGGAGTTTGATGCGGTCCTGCTCTGTGATGTCGATAAGGATCACTATGCCTCAGAAGACGACCGGAAGCTTTTGTACATCGGCTGTACCAGAGCGCTTCACAGACTTAGTCTGTTTTATGCGAAAGAAAAGAGCCTCCTCCTGGATTAA
- a CDS encoding DNA polymerase IV: MILRKRRWLIVRVIFHIDANSAYLSWTAAAMLEKGYPIDIREIPSVISGDPLNRHGIILAKSIPAKKYGIATGQSLFEAKQKYPDLAVFPPNYDLYMLCSNEMYRILLEYSPVVERYSIDECFLDYTASQNRFGDPLKAAHAIRERMKQELGFSVNIGVSINKILAKMGSELQKPDQVHTLWPQEMGQKLWPLPVGKLFMVGRATAQKLQKINLNTIGDLAKADPNHMKALLKSHGLLVWSLANGIDDTEVTLNSEIIQKGVGNSTTISYDVTDRNEAHMILLALTERVAMRLRRLGYLVSLVSVSVKTDGFVGYSHQLKIPNCINTTTEIFEYARMLFDESWKGEAIRKLGVHVSDFYSDDARQFSLFDKGDTEKLQALDRAVDQIRQKYGTRSIIRGSFANGNINAVQGGTNDSDFIMMGGYRQ; the protein is encoded by the coding sequence ATGATCTTACGAAAAAGAAGGTGGTTAATAGTGAGAGTCATATTTCATATCGATGCCAACAGCGCTTACCTGAGCTGGACTGCGGCAGCAATGCTGGAAAAAGGTTATCCAATTGACATCAGAGAAATTCCGTCGGTGATTTCCGGCGATCCGCTGAATCGGCATGGAATCATCCTTGCGAAATCCATCCCTGCAAAAAAATATGGAATTGCCACAGGGCAAAGTCTTTTTGAAGCAAAGCAGAAATATCCAGACCTTGCAGTTTTTCCGCCCAACTATGATCTTTATATGCTGTGCAGCAACGAGATGTATCGGATTTTGCTGGAATATTCGCCTGTAGTGGAACGGTACAGCATTGATGAATGTTTTCTGGACTATACGGCTTCCCAAAACCGGTTCGGCGATCCGCTGAAAGCAGCCCATGCGATCCGAGAAAGAATGAAACAGGAACTAGGATTTTCGGTCAATATCGGCGTTTCTATCAATAAAATTCTTGCAAAGATGGGATCGGAGCTTCAAAAGCCGGATCAGGTGCATACCCTCTGGCCGCAGGAGATGGGGCAGAAACTGTGGCCGCTGCCCGTGGGAAAGCTTTTTATGGTGGGCAGGGCTACCGCTCAGAAATTACAGAAGATTAATTTGAATACAATCGGAGATTTGGCGAAGGCTGATCCCAACCACATGAAGGCACTGCTGAAATCCCACGGCCTCCTGGTCTGGTCTCTTGCCAACGGTATTGATGATACGGAAGTAACACTTAATAGTGAGATCATTCAAAAGGGGGTAGGAAACAGCACCACTATCAGTTATGATGTGACAGACCGCAATGAGGCACATATGATTCTGCTGGCCTTGACGGAGCGGGTTGCTATGCGCCTTCGCAGGCTTGGATATCTTGTGTCTCTGGTGTCTGTCTCCGTAAAAACCGACGGCTTTGTGGGGTACAGCCATCAGCTCAAAATCCCAAACTGTATCAATACGACAACAGAAATCTTTGAGTATGCCCGCATGCTTTTCGATGAAAGCTGGAAGGGAGAAGCAATCCGAAAGCTGGGTGTTCACGTTTCGGATTTTTATTCCGATGATGCCCGTCAGTTTTCACTGTTCGACAAGGGCGATACGGAGAAGCTGCAGGCACTGGACCGGGCGGTGGATCAAATTCGGCAAAAGTATGGGACTCGTTCGATTATAAGGGGAAGCTTTGCAAACGGAAATATCAACGCAGTGCAGGGCGGAACCAATGACAGCGATTTTATTATGATGGGAGGTTACAGGCAATGA
- a CDS encoding fucose isomerase, with protein sequence MIQNIPTVKLGIIAVSRDCFIISLSEKRRKAIVESCAKKNISIYEAASTVENETDMQKAVAEVKAAGCNALVVFLGNFGPETSETLIVKNFSGPVMFAAAAEEHGNDLINGRGDAYCGMLNCSYNLGLRKLKAVIPDYPVGTADDIAQMISDFVPVACTLIGLQSLKIISFGPRPQDFFACNAPIQPLYDLGVEVQENSELDLLVSYRAHVGDPRISNVVSDMAQELGVQGNQYPDLLPRMAQFELTLLDWAEQNKGSREYVAFANKCWPAFPKEFGFEPCYVNSRLVSRGIPVACEVDIFGALSEYIGICASGDTVTLLDINNSVPQDLFNEEIKGKYSYTLKDTFMGFHCGNTPICKLAKGAVKYQLIQNRLLENGGTPDFTRGTLEGDITAGQITFFRLQGTADGKLRSYIAHGEVLPVATRSFGGIGIFAIPEMGRFYRHVLIEKKYPHHGAVAFSHIGKTLYTVFDYLGIEDIAFNQPKGMPYKSENPFV encoded by the coding sequence ATGATTCAGAATATTCCTACCGTCAAGCTGGGAATTATAGCGGTCAGCCGTGACTGCTTCATTATTTCACTCTCGGAAAAGCGCAGAAAAGCGATCGTAGAAAGCTGTGCCAAGAAAAATATTTCCATTTATGAAGCCGCCTCCACGGTGGAAAATGAAACCGATATGCAAAAGGCAGTTGCCGAAGTAAAAGCAGCGGGCTGCAACGCCCTGGTCGTATTTCTCGGCAATTTCGGCCCGGAGACATCGGAGACTCTGATTGTGAAAAACTTCAGCGGCCCCGTTATGTTTGCGGCAGCGGCTGAAGAACACGGTAATGATCTGATCAACGGCAGAGGCGATGCTTACTGCGGTATGTTGAACTGTTCCTATAACCTGGGACTTCGCAAGCTGAAGGCAGTTATTCCGGACTATCCGGTAGGAACGGCCGATGACATCGCGCAGATGATTTCAGATTTTGTTCCGGTGGCCTGTACTCTCATCGGCCTGCAGTCCCTAAAAATCATTTCGTTTGGTCCTCGCCCGCAGGACTTCTTTGCCTGCAACGCGCCGATTCAACCGCTGTATGACCTTGGAGTGGAAGTGCAGGAGAACTCGGAACTTGACCTGCTGGTTTCCTATCGGGCCCACGTGGGCGACCCCCGTATCTCGAACGTCGTTTCGGACATGGCACAGGAGCTTGGCGTTCAGGGCAACCAATACCCCGACCTGCTGCCCAGAATGGCACAGTTTGAACTGACCCTTCTGGATTGGGCGGAACAGAACAAGGGATCCAGAGAATACGTTGCCTTTGCGAATAAATGCTGGCCGGCTTTTCCGAAAGAATTTGGTTTTGAACCGTGCTATGTCAACAGCCGTCTGGTTTCCAGGGGAATTCCGGTTGCGTGCGAAGTCGATATTTTTGGGGCGCTGAGCGAATACATCGGAATCTGCGCAAGCGGAGATACCGTTACCCTACTGGATATTAACAACAGCGTGCCGCAGGATCTGTTCAACGAGGAAATCAAGGGCAAATACAGCTATACGCTGAAAGATACTTTTATGGGCTTCCACTGTGGCAATACGCCGATCTGTAAACTTGCGAAGGGTGCCGTGAAATATCAGCTCATCCAGAACCGGCTTTTGGAAAACGGAGGGACGCCTGACTTTACCCGCGGCACGCTGGAAGGCGACATCACGGCGGGGCAAATTACCTTCTTCCGCCTACAAGGTACGGCAGACGGAAAACTGCGCTCCTATATTGCACACGGGGAAGTCCTTCCAGTCGCCACACGCTCCTTCGGCGGCATCGGAATCTTTGCCATTCCGGAAATGGGACGTTTTTATCGCCATGTGCTGATCGAGAAGAAGTATCCGCACCATGGCGCAGTTGCTTTCTCGCACATCGGGAAAACGCTGTATACTGTTTTCGACTATCTCGGAATCGAGGATATCGCATTTAATCAGCCAAAAGGAATGCCGTATAAATCCGAAAACCCCTTCGTCTGA
- a CDS encoding GNAT family N-acetyltransferase: MNLIEYGTYDDIDAIEQLYNDLNDALSTGINYPGWIKGVYPTREDAKNGIELNNLFVLRYNNRIAGSIILNHKPETGYDRVEWQFDGGYDDIYVVHTLVVHPAFFKMGIGRKLMNFTESFGVQNNMKSIRLDVYEKNTPAIRLYESCGYHYIATVDLGLGNYGLDSFRLYEKLL; this comes from the coding sequence ATGAATTTAATAGAATATGGAACGTACGACGATATAGACGCAATAGAGCAACTCTATAATGATTTAAATGATGCACTATCAACAGGTATTAATTATCCGGGATGGATAAAAGGAGTCTATCCTACCAGAGAAGATGCAAAGAACGGAATTGAACTTAATAATTTATTTGTATTAAGATACAACAATCGAATTGCAGGTTCAATCATATTAAATCACAAACCTGAAACCGGCTATGACAGAGTCGAGTGGCAATTCGATGGGGGATATGACGATATCTATGTCGTACACACTTTGGTGGTACATCCAGCTTTTTTTAAGATGGGAATTGGTAGGAAGTTGATGAATTTTACTGAGAGCTTTGGAGTGCAAAATAACATGAAATCGATTCGATTAGACGTTTATGAAAAAAATACACCTGCAATTAGGTTATATGAGAGCTGTGGGTATCATTATATTGCGACTGTTGATCTAGGACTCGGAAACTACGGGCTAGATTCGTTCAGACTGTACGAAAAGCTACTGTAG
- a CDS encoding acyl carrier protein, with product MFLTFKKTAEILADILGLDEEEITSDMELTPEFEIEKLHVAKFIIECEKKFKITIHDENVHTFRTVGDIAKYIESRLSEEEGNSSESSEEERMWWYYV from the coding sequence ATTTTTTTGACTTTTAAAAAAACAGCCGAAATACTGGCTGATATTTTAGGACTGGACGAGGAAGAAATTACCTCGGACATGGAATTGACCCCGGAGTTTGAAATTGAAAAGCTCCACGTCGCAAAGTTCATCATTGAATGCGAGAAAAAGTTCAAAATTACCATCCATGACGAAAACGTTCATACCTTCCGCACCGTGGGAGATATTGCAAAGTATATCGAAAGCAGGCTTTCAGAAGAAGAAGGCAACAGCAGCGAAAGCTCCGAAGAAGAGCGCATGTGGTGGTATTACGTGTAG
- a CDS encoding isoprenylcysteine carboxylmethyltransferase family protein encodes MNLYQISLLLLISIFYLTYIAKQILLKRRGIDGTRLARGNKPRGTFLIEALLLAGTYGMAAVQYASILLDERLGLLFPQDWIRIVGAAAVFLGVCFFVTAVIIMRDSWRAGVEEDQNTRIVTAGVYRISRNPAFVGFDLMYLGTALAFSNLAAILGAAFVILLLHLQILQEEKLLPGIFGQEYLDYCKRTRRYL; translated from the coding sequence ATGAATTTGTATCAAATATCGCTGCTGCTGCTGATCAGCATTTTTTATCTGACCTATATTGCAAAACAGATTCTTCTAAAAAGGCGGGGAATTGACGGCACCCGGCTGGCAAGGGGAAACAAGCCCCGTGGCACCTTTCTCATTGAGGCGCTTTTGCTGGCCGGAACCTATGGAATGGCCGCTGTTCAGTATGCCTCGATTCTGCTGGACGAAAGGCTTGGGCTTCTTTTCCCTCAGGACTGGATTCGAATTGTTGGTGCGGCGGCGGTATTCCTCGGCGTTTGCTTTTTTGTAACTGCCGTAATTATAATGAGAGACAGCTGGCGGGCAGGCGTGGAAGAAGACCAGAACACACGGATTGTTACCGCCGGTGTCTACCGCATCAGCAGAAATCCTGCTTTTGTAGGCTTTGATCTGATGTACCTGGGAACAGCTCTTGCCTTTTCTAATCTTGCAGCCATCCTTGGAGCAGCTTTCGTTATCTTACTGCTCCATCTGCAGATTCTCCAGGAGGAGAAGCTGCTGCCCGGAATTTTTGGGCAGGAGTATCTGGACTACTGCAAAAGAACCAGGCGTTATCTTTGA
- a CDS encoding DUF1848 domain-containing protein yields the protein MIISASRRTDIPCCYSQWFVNRLREGYALIPNPRNPGRLGRVALSPEQVDCIVFWTKNPAPMLELLPGVEKLGYSYYFQFTITAYGRDMERNLPEKTAVIDTFKRLSDRIGPKRVDWRFDPIITNDRFSAEWVAERFGWLCGELREYTERCIISFVDAYSHTKNKGDVLNRSEMLETAGMLSHIAKELKLPIYACSEEINLKALGVQPASCIDKGKIEEIIGCRIEAKKDIGQRPACGCIESVDIGAYDTCDNGCLYCYATTSEKTVHKRREGHRSELPLLTGAPKGSEIVTDRTGGSLKIGQTSFLDE from the coding sequence ATGATCATCAGCGCAAGCAGAAGAACCGATATTCCATGCTGTTATTCCCAGTGGTTTGTCAATCGTCTTCGAGAAGGCTATGCCCTGATTCCAAACCCGAGGAACCCAGGACGGCTGGGCAGGGTCGCCCTGTCCCCGGAACAGGTGGACTGCATCGTCTTCTGGACGAAGAACCCCGCACCTATGCTGGAGCTGCTTCCTGGGGTAGAGAAACTGGGCTATTCCTATTACTTTCAGTTTACGATTACTGCCTATGGGAGGGATATGGAGCGGAATCTTCCTGAAAAGACCGCTGTAATCGACACCTTTAAGAGACTCAGTGACAGGATCGGGCCAAAGCGCGTTGACTGGAGGTTTGATCCGATCATTACCAACGACAGATTCTCTGCAGAATGGGTTGCAGAGCGATTCGGGTGGCTGTGCGGAGAACTTCGAGAATATACAGAGCGATGCATCATCAGTTTTGTAGACGCTTACTCTCATACGAAGAATAAAGGAGATGTTTTAAACAGGAGCGAGATGCTGGAAACGGCGGGAATGCTTTCTCATATCGCCAAAGAATTGAAACTGCCTATTTATGCCTGCTCAGAGGAAATCAACCTGAAGGCGCTGGGAGTCCAGCCCGCAAGCTGTATTGACAAGGGCAAGATTGAAGAGATCATTGGATGCCGCATCGAGGCCAAAAAGGACATCGGACAGCGCCCGGCCTGCGGCTGCATTGAAAGCGTTGATATCGGTGCCTATGATACCTGTGATAACGGCTGTCTTTATTGCTATGCAACCACAAGTGAGAAAACGGTCCACAAGAGAAGAGAAGGTCATCGATCGGAGCTTCCGCTGCTGACGGGAGCTCCAAAGGGCTCAGAAATCGTAACAGATAGAACCGGGGGCTCACTGAAAATCGGGCAAACTTCTTTTCTGGATGAATGA
- a CDS encoding 4Fe-4S ferredoxin: protein MIFYFTGTGNSLYAANAIAEAQGEQLISIPAEMDRKQEVYSYEQKDGELLGFVFPVYAWGPPAIVLDFVSKLRVTGKPYVFSLCTCGDEEGQSTRMLAKNLAASGIVLKSSFALRMPNNYVVGFDVDSKDLEERKLKEAEETLREINGIISRRESAHRNIPGRFPRLKTRVVNPLFNRFAMDTKKFYADDKCISCGLCEKVCPVHTIKVETKPVWGKACTQCLACIHRCPVRAIQMGKGTEQKGRYLHPDLKRLEKQHTLK from the coding sequence ATGATTTTTTATTTTACCGGTACGGGGAATTCCCTCTATGCGGCGAATGCTATTGCAGAGGCTCAGGGGGAGCAGCTGATATCCATCCCTGCAGAGATGGATCGAAAGCAAGAGGTCTATTCGTATGAGCAAAAGGACGGAGAACTTCTGGGTTTTGTATTTCCGGTCTACGCCTGGGGGCCTCCCGCAATAGTTCTGGACTTTGTCTCAAAACTACGAGTCACAGGAAAGCCCTATGTGTTTTCTCTCTGTACCTGCGGAGATGAAGAGGGGCAGAGCACCAGGATGCTTGCGAAGAATCTCGCGGCTTCGGGGATCGTTTTGAAGAGTTCCTTTGCACTGAGGATGCCCAACAATTATGTTGTTGGGTTCGACGTGGATTCCAAGGATCTGGAAGAAAGAAAGCTGAAAGAAGCGGAAGAAACTCTGCGGGAAATCAACGGAATCATCAGCCGGAGAGAAAGCGCTCACCGAAATATCCCCGGAAGGTTCCCTCGATTGAAAACCAGGGTGGTCAATCCTTTGTTCAATCGCTTTGCGATGGATACAAAGAAGTTTTATGCCGATGACAAATGCATCAGCTGCGGTCTGTGCGAAAAAGTATGCCCTGTTCATACCATAAAGGTTGAGACAAAACCTGTATGGGGAAAGGCATGCACCCAGTGTCTTGCCTGCATCCACCGATGTCCTGTTCGGGCCATTCAGATGGGCAAAGGGACTGAGCAGAAGGGACGATATCTGCATCCTGATCTGAAACGGCTGGAAAAGCAGCATACCCTGAAATGA
- a CDS encoding lysine transporter LysE, with product MFHLYPFLSFIFVTAYTPGPNNLLSMSHAGRLGFRKSFRFNLGILCGFVSVMILCAVFSAVLYALIPKIKPIMVVIGSAYMLFLAWKVWKSSADTEAQSASGCTFLTGCLLQFINPKIFIYGITAMSAYILPVYQSPIILLAFVLLLSAVGFSASMCWALFGAAFSKLFKEHSKPVNAVMVILLIYCAVSLLLPQ from the coding sequence ATGTTTCATCTTTATCCATTTTTGTCATTTATCTTTGTCACAGCCTATACACCGGGGCCAAACAATCTTTTATCCATGAGCCATGCAGGAAGGCTGGGCTTTCGAAAAAGCTTCCGCTTCAATCTTGGGATTCTTTGCGGCTTTGTCAGCGTCATGATTCTGTGCGCTGTATTCAGTGCAGTGCTGTATGCCCTGATTCCTAAAATCAAACCCATTATGGTGGTGATAGGCTCGGCCTACATGCTGTTTCTTGCCTGGAAGGTCTGGAAAAGCAGTGCAGATACCGAAGCCCAGTCGGCAAGCGGCTGTACGTTTCTGACAGGCTGTCTCCTTCAGTTTATCAATCCCAAAATTTTCATTTACGGAATCACTGCTATGTCAGCCTATATTCTGCCAGTATACCAATCTCCCATCATTCTGCTTGCCTTTGTCTTACTGCTCTCTGCAGTGGGCTTTTCCGCATCGATGTGCTGGGCACTCTTCGGTGCGGCCTTTTCAAAACTATTCAAAGAGCACAGCAAGCCGGTCAATGCGGTTATGGTCATTCTTCTGATCTACTGCGCTGTTTCTCTGCTGCTTCCGCAATAG
- a CDS encoding substrate-binding domain-containing protein — MPTIKQIADLAGVSRGTVDRVLNNRGYVNAETAQKVRSIVEALHYAPNRYAQALSVKKNNFKIGVILFSGSNKFFDDVIEGINSKARDLRDAGCSVSVSSCLGSDVEGQLEAIDNMVEQGAQGLIISPINSKEIINKINSLYENNVPVITTNSDVIHSKRLCYVGSNYYVSGQTAGALMGMITGGVSSVGIITGFNSIQCHTERIAGFQDRTGNAFPDVHIVDIVENHDDEFISYTATHNLLTKYPTITALYLTAGGVYGACRAIVDLGLTGKLKVICHDDIPDTKKMILDGVVSATICQDPKKQGALPVKLMFDFLAYGIKPSSELFFTDIIIKVKDNLENPNTVQL, encoded by the coding sequence ATACCAACAATTAAGCAAATTGCCGATTTAGCCGGTGTATCCCGTGGGACCGTTGACCGTGTATTGAATAATCGTGGCTACGTCAATGCTGAAACAGCGCAAAAGGTACGGAGTATTGTCGAGGCTCTTCATTATGCACCCAACCGATACGCACAGGCACTCTCTGTCAAGAAGAATAATTTCAAAATCGGCGTGATTCTATTCAGCGGTTCAAACAAGTTCTTTGACGACGTTATCGAAGGGATCAATTCCAAAGCAAGAGACTTGCGAGACGCCGGATGCAGCGTTAGTGTCAGTTCCTGCCTGGGATCAGATGTGGAAGGCCAGCTTGAGGCAATCGACAATATGGTAGAGCAAGGAGCGCAGGGGCTGATTATCTCACCCATCAACAGTAAGGAAATTATCAATAAAATCAATTCGCTGTACGAAAACAATGTTCCGGTTATTACGACCAACAGCGATGTTATACATTCCAAAAGACTCTGCTATGTTGGCAGCAATTACTATGTCAGCGGGCAAACAGCGGGGGCATTAATGGGGATGATCACCGGCGGGGTCTCCTCTGTCGGAATCATTACCGGTTTCAATTCCATTCAGTGCCACACAGAACGAATTGCAGGATTTCAGGACCGAACAGGTAATGCTTTCCCGGATGTTCATATCGTCGATATTGTGGAAAACCATGATGACGAGTTTATAAGTTACACAGCCACTCACAATTTGCTGACAAAATATCCCACTATTACAGCGCTGTATCTGACCGCAGGCGGCGTATATGGCGCTTGCAGGGCGATTGTCGATCTGGGACTTACAGGCAAGCTGAAAGTAATTTGCCATGACGATATCCCCGATACCAAAAAGATGATTCTTGACGGTGTGGTTTCAGCGACGATCTGTCAGGATCCGAAGAAGCAGGGTGCACTTCCTGTAAAGTTGATGTTCGACTTTCTTGCGTATGGAATAAAGCCCTCCTCAGAATTGTTTTTTACTGACATTATCATTAAAGTAAAAGATAATCTGGAAAATCCAAACACTGTACAGTTGTAG
- a CDS encoding helix-turn-helix domain-containing protein produces MDVNLIVAENFKAIRENKKLSLDQVAKLTGVSKSMLGQIERGEVNPTIAVVWKIANGLKISFTSLLDHVKNDVELVKKEEISPLVEDEGKFINYPVFHFDESRKFEQYIIEIKPGGSIKSEPHLMGTEEFVTAFDGEVVINVAGRDFKLSDKDSIHFRSDTTHSYRNDGDQPVTLHMTIYYN; encoded by the coding sequence ATGGACGTAAATTTAATTGTGGCGGAAAATTTCAAAGCCATTCGGGAAAATAAAAAGCTTAGCTTGGATCAGGTGGCAAAGCTCACAGGCGTCAGCAAAAGCATGCTGGGGCAGATCGAGCGGGGTGAGGTCAACCCCACCATTGCAGTCGTTTGGAAGATTGCAAACGGACTAAAAATTTCTTTTACCTCTCTGCTGGATCATGTGAAAAATGATGTTGAACTGGTAAAAAAAGAAGAGATATCTCCCTTGGTTGAGGATGAGGGGAAATTCATCAACTACCCGGTGTTTCACTTTGATGAGTCAAGAAAGTTTGAACAATACATTATTGAAATAAAGCCGGGTGGTTCTATCAAATCCGAGCCGCATCTTATGGGGACAGAGGAGTTTGTTACCGCCTTTGATGGGGAGGTTGTCATAAACGTAGCCGGGCGTGATTTCAAACTGAGCGATAAAGATTCTATTCATTTCCGGTCCGATACGACCCACAGCTACCGAAATGACGGTGACCAACCTGTGACGCTGCATATGACGATCTATTATAATTGA